From Desulfatibacillum aliphaticivorans DSM 15576, the proteins below share one genomic window:
- a CDS encoding very short patch repair endonuclease encodes MNKKRTDVLTRTQRSRCMSRIKGKNTKPETSLRKALWAKGLRYRIHYNLPGKPDIVFVSAKLIVFVDGCFWHLCPIHGQLPQSNRDFWKTKLEKNVVRDKKITQELESKGWTVLRVWEHEIKEDLQAVTFKVEEYLKKAKEPDNG; translated from the coding sequence ATGAACAAGAAAAGAACGGATGTGCTGACCAGGACACAGCGGTCCAGGTGCATGTCCAGAATCAAAGGCAAAAACACCAAGCCTGAGACCAGCTTAAGAAAAGCCTTATGGGCCAAAGGTTTGAGGTATCGCATTCATTATAACCTTCCAGGCAAGCCAGACATTGTTTTTGTGTCTGCCAAACTAATCGTTTTTGTTGACGGATGCTTTTGGCATTTATGCCCGATTCATGGCCAATTGCCTCAATCCAACAGGGATTTCTGGAAAACCAAATTGGAAAAAAATGTTGTTCGGGATAAAAAAATCACTCAGGAACTGGAATCCAAAGGCTGGACAGTTTTGCGAGTCTGGGAGCATGAAATCAAGGAAGACCTTCAAGCAGTTACTTTTAAAGTTGAAGAGTATCTAAAAAAAGCCAAAGAGCCGGATAACGGGTAG
- a CDS encoding TIGR01212 family radical SAM protein (This family includes YhcC from E. coli K-12, an uncharacterized radical SAM protein.), producing the protein MNEKPYKDLAGFLRSKYGCRVQKITVDAGLSCPNRDGTLGVGGCIYCNERGSGTGAASQGLSITQQIERGKGTYGKRYKAKKFLAYFQAHTNTYAPVERLEALYREALSVPDVVGLCIGTRPDCVDDDVLALLEKLAADHMIWVEYGLQSSCDKTLRIINRGHDAACFAETVKKTAGRNILTCAHVILGLPGETREDMLETARFIGALPVDGVKIHLLYVIRGTALHRMYEQGRYQCMEQEDYVETVCRFIELLPPDMIIQRLTGDPNKDELVAPQWSVEKGKTFLLIHEAMARENSRQGRFYSPS; encoded by the coding sequence ATGAACGAAAAACCTTATAAAGATCTTGCCGGTTTTCTCCGGTCCAAATACGGTTGCAGAGTCCAGAAGATCACAGTAGACGCCGGACTTTCCTGCCCCAATCGGGACGGAACACTGGGCGTCGGCGGATGCATTTACTGCAACGAGAGGGGATCCGGCACCGGCGCTGCATCCCAAGGGCTTTCCATAACCCAGCAGATTGAACGTGGCAAGGGCACTTATGGAAAACGCTACAAGGCCAAGAAGTTTTTAGCTTATTTCCAGGCCCATACCAACACCTACGCTCCGGTTGAGCGCCTGGAGGCCCTGTACCGCGAGGCTCTTTCCGTGCCGGATGTGGTGGGGCTTTGCATCGGCACCCGGCCTGATTGCGTGGACGATGACGTCCTCGCCCTGCTGGAAAAACTCGCGGCTGACCACATGATCTGGGTGGAGTACGGCCTGCAGTCTTCCTGCGACAAAACCCTCCGCATTATAAATCGGGGGCATGACGCCGCCTGCTTTGCCGAAACCGTAAAAAAGACAGCGGGACGAAACATTCTCACCTGCGCCCACGTGATCCTGGGCCTGCCCGGGGAAACCCGTGAGGACATGCTGGAGACGGCCCGGTTTATAGGCGCCCTGCCCGTGGACGGAGTCAAGATTCACCTGCTTTATGTAATTCGCGGCACAGCCCTGCATAGGATGTACGAACAGGGGCGGTATCAGTGCATGGAACAGGAGGACTATGTGGAAACCGTCTGCCGGTTTATCGAATTGCTTCCGCCGGATATGATCATTCAACGGCTGACAGGCGATCCCAACAAGGACGAACTGGTGGCCCCTCAATGGTCCGTGGAAAAGGGGAAGACGTTTCTCCTTATCCACGAGGCCATGGCCCGGGAGAACTCCCGGCAGGGGCGGTTTTACTCCCCGTCCTGA
- a CDS encoding NAD+ synthase — protein sequence MKIALAQINPIVGDFKGARSKIQEFAQKAKNLSCDLVIFPELSVCGYPPRDLLERKSFIRACQNTVQSLLDDIHDIGVILGFVDRVGGAPGKPIANAAMLFEDGNILEVVHKRLLPTYDVFDESRYFAPGGKAEPFMYKGMNIGLTICEDAWNDKDLFPEQLYDWDPVQDLADKKTDLIINIAASPFHAGKRAVRGNIMSHLAKKHRLSCVYVNQVGGNDHLIFDGASTVHTPGGDLAALAGEFEEDLVTFDTETGKGDIHPVCESEAESLAKALVTGVGDYVRKCGFSKVVVGLSGGIDSALTLAVAAEALGPENTYSIFMPSEYTSQQNYTDTKELADNLGCPYEIIPITPIFETFLSSLSFCNKEDFGVTEQNIQARTRGSILMAFSNKTGAMVLSTGNKSEVAVGYCTLYGDMNGGLSVISDLPKELVYEVSRYFNKDREIIPESILTKAPSAELRPDQTDQDDLPPYEVLDPILHAYIEDLKDPEEIIAMGYEEKIVRDIVRRVVRNEYKRRQAAPGLKLTSKAFGEGRRYPVAQRFKDQDGE from the coding sequence ATGAAAATAGCATTGGCTCAAATTAATCCCATTGTCGGCGACTTTAAAGGCGCCAGGAGTAAAATTCAGGAATTCGCCCAAAAGGCGAAAAATCTCTCCTGCGACCTTGTTATATTTCCGGAACTGTCCGTATGCGGCTATCCCCCCAGGGATCTGCTGGAAAGAAAAAGTTTTATCCGGGCGTGTCAGAACACCGTCCAAAGCCTGTTGGACGACATCCATGACATAGGCGTTATTCTGGGTTTTGTGGATCGGGTGGGAGGCGCCCCCGGCAAGCCCATCGCCAACGCCGCCATGCTTTTTGAGGACGGCAATATCCTGGAAGTGGTCCACAAAAGGCTGCTGCCCACTTATGACGTATTTGACGAGTCCCGGTATTTCGCTCCCGGCGGCAAGGCCGAACCTTTTATGTACAAAGGCATGAACATCGGCCTGACCATTTGCGAAGACGCTTGGAACGACAAGGATCTTTTTCCCGAGCAGCTTTACGACTGGGACCCGGTTCAAGACCTGGCTGACAAAAAAACGGACTTGATCATCAATATCGCCGCATCCCCTTTCCATGCCGGAAAACGGGCCGTTCGCGGCAATATCATGAGCCATCTCGCCAAAAAGCACCGCCTTTCCTGCGTGTACGTCAATCAGGTGGGAGGAAACGATCATCTGATATTCGACGGCGCCAGTACGGTGCATACGCCGGGCGGCGATTTGGCGGCCCTGGCCGGAGAGTTTGAAGAGGACCTGGTAACCTTTGACACGGAAACCGGCAAGGGAGACATTCACCCGGTTTGCGAGAGCGAAGCCGAATCCCTGGCCAAGGCGTTGGTCACCGGCGTGGGCGACTATGTGCGCAAATGCGGTTTTTCCAAGGTGGTGGTGGGCCTGTCCGGCGGCATAGACTCCGCCCTGACCCTGGCCGTTGCCGCCGAAGCCTTGGGGCCGGAAAACACATACAGCATTTTCATGCCCTCGGAATACACATCCCAGCAGAATTATACGGACACCAAGGAACTGGCCGACAACCTGGGCTGCCCTTACGAGATCATCCCCATCACGCCTATTTTCGAGACCTTCCTGAGCAGCCTCAGCTTCTGCAACAAGGAGGATTTTGGCGTTACCGAACAAAATATCCAGGCCCGCACCCGAGGCTCCATCCTCATGGCCTTTTCCAATAAAACCGGCGCCATGGTCCTTTCCACAGGCAACAAGTCCGAAGTGGCCGTAGGCTATTGCACTTTGTACGGAGACATGAACGGCGGCTTGTCCGTCATATCCGACCTGCCCAAGGAGCTGGTTTACGAGGTTTCCCGTTATTTTAACAAGGACCGGGAAATCATCCCGGAAAGCATCCTGACCAAAGCGCCGTCCGCGGAGCTTAGGCCGGACCAGACCGACCAGGACGACTTGCCTCCGTACGAGGTTTTGGACCCGATCCTGCACGCCTACATAGAGGATTTGAAAGATCCCGAGGAAATCATCGCCATGGGCTATGAGGAAAAAATCGTACGGGATATCGTCCGGCGGGTGGTGCGCAACGAATACAAACGCAGGCAGGCGGCGCCCGGGCTTAAGCTGACCTCCAAGGCCTTCGGCGAGGGCAGAAGATATCCCGTGGCCCAACGGTTCAAGGATCAGGACGGGGAGTAA
- a CDS encoding DNA cytosine methyltransferase, with protein MDSKIITDKLEALRRGRTPRLLDLFAGCGGISLGFHRNGFSIDGAVEIDPIAAETHALNFFQDSSSATKNTHARALDITAIDPEDLVRQLALPMLPEQVFDVIVGGPPCQAFARVGRAKLREVAAHPEAFLKDPRHNLYLRYLAYVKTLKPVAILMENVPDVLNHGGHNIAEEVCEFLVDEGFTCSYTLLNSVFYGVPQMRERMFLIAYRNELGEKVTFPSPTHWVDLPQGYYGSRQVALKNINWGLFEKPSFYVPAPESNRESLARAVSAEDALGDLPKITLHLEGKLKRGARRFNELIEYTNDTSLNEYQTLMRTWPGFENDKGIYDHVIRYLPRDYKLFKRMNSGDQYPQAYQHALDMLREKLDELEQNGKRIEKDSQDYETLKASIVPPYDPGKFPNKWRKMERHLPARTLMAHLGKDSYSHIHYDSEQARTISVREAARLQSFPDGFIFCGTMNPGFKQIGNAVPPLMAAALAAEIKKALRGE; from the coding sequence ATGGACAGCAAAATTATCACAGACAAACTGGAGGCTTTAAGGAGAGGCAGGACGCCTCGACTACTTGATCTGTTTGCCGGATGCGGCGGGATCTCCCTGGGATTTCACAGAAATGGATTCTCCATAGATGGCGCCGTGGAAATAGACCCTATTGCAGCCGAAACGCATGCACTTAATTTTTTTCAGGATTCATCTTCCGCAACAAAAAATACTCACGCCCGTGCGCTTGATATCACCGCAATAGATCCTGAGGACCTTGTCAGACAACTTGCCCTCCCCATGCTTCCGGAACAGGTTTTTGATGTGATTGTTGGGGGGCCTCCCTGCCAAGCATTTGCCCGCGTGGGAAGAGCCAAGCTGAGGGAGGTGGCAGCCCATCCAGAAGCCTTTCTTAAAGACCCAAGACACAATCTATACCTGCGCTATCTTGCCTATGTAAAAACCTTGAAGCCAGTAGCCATTCTGATGGAAAACGTTCCTGACGTTCTGAATCATGGGGGGCATAACATTGCCGAGGAAGTCTGCGAATTCCTGGTTGATGAAGGATTCACATGTAGCTATACACTTTTAAATTCAGTTTTTTATGGCGTCCCTCAAATGCGAGAAAGAATGTTCCTTATAGCCTACCGAAATGAATTGGGAGAGAAGGTAACTTTCCCAAGCCCCACTCATTGGGTTGATCTGCCCCAAGGCTATTACGGTTCACGCCAGGTTGCCCTGAAAAATATTAACTGGGGTCTGTTTGAAAAGCCGTCTTTTTATGTCCCCGCGCCTGAGAGCAACCGGGAGTCCTTGGCCAGGGCTGTCAGCGCGGAGGATGCATTGGGTGACCTCCCGAAAATCACCTTGCATCTGGAAGGAAAACTTAAACGCGGCGCGAGAAGGTTTAATGAACTGATCGAGTATACCAACGACACATCCCTGAATGAATATCAGACCCTTATGAGAACATGGCCCGGTTTTGAGAATGACAAAGGTATTTATGATCACGTTATTCGATACCTTCCCAGAGATTACAAACTGTTTAAACGCATGAACAGCGGAGACCAATACCCACAGGCATACCAGCACGCCCTGGACATGCTGCGGGAGAAACTGGATGAACTGGAACAAAATGGAAAAAGGATTGAAAAAGACAGCCAGGACTACGAGACATTGAAAGCCTCTATAGTCCCCCCTTATGATCCAGGAAAGTTTCCCAATAAATGGCGAAAAATGGAGCGCCATTTACCGGCAAGAACCTTGATGGCCCATCTTGGCAAGGATAGCTATTCACATATTCACTATGACAGCGAGCAGGCTAGGACAATTTCAGTAAGGGAGGCAGCACGACTTCAGTCTTTTCCTGATGGATTTATTTTTTGTGGGACCATGAATCCAGGATTCAAACAGATTGGAAACGCCGTTCCTCCCCTGATGGCAGCCGCCCTGGCTGCTGAAATAAAAAAGGCCTTGAGGGGGGAATAA
- the mnmG gene encoding tRNA uridine-5-carboxymethylaminomethyl(34) synthesis enzyme MnmG yields MCKRYDIIVIGAGHAGCEAALAAARMGCKTLLTTIHLDSVAGMPCSPSIGGTGKGQLVKEVDALGGAMARVTDRTAISYRTLNTRKGPAVQSTRTQNDKHMYHQMMKQCVEDQPNLDLKQAKINRLVLDGDRVAGVVDHFGYEYQAEAVILATGTFLSGVIHIGHKSMKAGRAGEFASYSLASHLMELGFAMGRMKTGTPARVAKDSIDFSCFEEQTGEENPRPFSLFSKASLLTPMSSFMGRTNERTHRIIRDNLSCSALYGGIVKGVSARYCPSFEDKIVKFPERESHQIILEHEGVHTREIYVSGLGNSMPLEVQIKLYRSIPGMEQVEIMRPAYAIEYDFLNPTGLKPTLETKLVKGLYAAGQINGTSGYEEAGAQGMWAGINAACKIQGRPPFLPDRSEAYMAVMVDDLVTRGTSEPYRMFTSRAEYRLMLREDNPDLRLMEYGHGLGLIDDDAFKDLIERKKQIQAELDRVRSTIIKPLPEVNQYLEDKGTAPLKEAAPLDRLMKRVQLGYDAVEKLAPSPEPINPRVSRQVEIAIKYEGYIAKQLREIEKFREMERVRIPEGFDFEAVHGLSNELKAKLGALKPVSLGQASRMEGITPAALSAVMIHLHQSKNTEVENSSTQ; encoded by the coding sequence ATGTGTAAACGGTATGACATCATAGTAATCGGAGCGGGCCACGCAGGATGCGAGGCGGCCCTGGCGGCCGCCCGCATGGGATGCAAGACGCTCCTGACCACCATCCATCTGGATTCGGTGGCGGGCATGCCGTGCAGCCCGTCCATAGGCGGCACGGGCAAGGGCCAACTGGTCAAGGAAGTGGACGCCCTGGGCGGGGCCATGGCCCGGGTGACGGACCGGACCGCCATCAGCTACCGCACCCTGAACACCCGAAAAGGCCCGGCCGTCCAAAGCACGCGCACCCAAAACGACAAGCACATGTATCATCAGATGATGAAGCAGTGCGTGGAGGATCAGCCCAACCTGGACCTTAAACAGGCGAAAATCAACCGCTTGGTATTGGACGGAGACCGGGTCGCCGGCGTGGTGGATCATTTTGGATACGAATATCAGGCCGAGGCCGTCATCCTGGCCACCGGCACTTTCCTGTCCGGCGTCATCCATATAGGCCACAAGTCCATGAAAGCCGGCCGGGCCGGAGAATTCGCCTCGTACAGCCTGGCCTCCCATCTAATGGAGTTGGGATTCGCCATGGGCCGCATGAAGACCGGCACTCCCGCCCGAGTGGCCAAGGACAGCATCGACTTTTCGTGCTTTGAAGAACAGACAGGCGAGGAGAACCCCAGGCCTTTTTCCTTGTTTTCGAAAGCCAGCCTCTTAACGCCCATGTCCAGCTTTATGGGCCGCACCAACGAAAGGACTCACCGGATCATCCGGGACAACCTGAGCTGTTCCGCGCTGTACGGGGGAATCGTAAAAGGGGTTTCGGCCAGGTATTGCCCGTCCTTTGAGGATAAAATCGTCAAATTTCCGGAGCGGGAAAGCCACCAGATCATTTTGGAGCACGAGGGCGTACACACCCGGGAAATATACGTTTCCGGCCTGGGCAACAGCATGCCCTTGGAAGTGCAGATCAAGCTCTACCGCTCCATTCCGGGCATGGAGCAGGTGGAAATCATGCGGCCGGCCTACGCCATCGAATACGATTTTCTCAATCCCACGGGCTTGAAGCCCACCCTGGAAACCAAGCTGGTGAAAGGCCTTTACGCCGCCGGGCAGATCAACGGCACATCCGGCTACGAAGAGGCCGGCGCCCAGGGCATGTGGGCCGGAATCAACGCCGCGTGCAAAATACAGGGCAGGCCGCCCTTTTTGCCTGACCGGTCCGAGGCCTACATGGCCGTCATGGTGGACGACCTTGTCACCCGCGGAACCTCCGAACCGTACCGCATGTTCACCTCCCGGGCCGAATACCGGCTTATGCTGAGGGAGGACAACCCGGACCTGCGCCTGATGGAATACGGCCACGGCCTGGGCCTGATAGATGACGACGCCTTTAAGGACTTGATTGAGCGGAAAAAGCAGATCCAGGCGGAGTTGGATCGGGTGCGCAGCACAATAATCAAGCCTTTGCCGGAAGTGAATCAATACCTGGAGGATAAGGGAACAGCGCCCTTGAAGGAGGCCGCACCCCTGGACAGGCTGATGAAACGGGTGCAGCTGGGCTACGACGCCGTGGAAAAGCTGGCGCCCTCCCCGGAGCCGATCAATCCCAGGGTGTCCCGCCAGGTGGAAATAGCGATCAAGTACGAAGGATACATTGCCAAGCAATTGCGCGAGATTGAAAAATTCCGCGAAATGGAAAGGGTGCGCATCCCCGAAGGCTTTGACTTCGAGGCGGTTCACGGCCTGTCCAACGAGCTGAAAGCCAAGCTGGGCGCGCTCAAGCCCGTGTCCTTGGGGCAGGCCTCCCGCATGGAGGGCATCACTCCGGCGGCGCTATCAGCCGTCATGATTCATTTGCATCAATCGAAAAACACGGAGGTGGAAAATTCTTCAACCCAATAA
- a CDS encoding sigma-54-dependent Fis family transcriptional regulator: MAKEKEPQDPLELLEKVTQERDALLTVFLEIEDGYVECDLAGFTQYFNPALCRIVGYPAREMKGMGYKTYLDKENAQQVFRVFNEVYLTGQPKKAFNYEITRKDGSKSVVEISITLRRNKEGEPDGYRCIMRDVTDRRKAEMELAKHKTRLEAIFRSVKDAIVTVDQDLKVIDANKAAATLCGIAAKNVKNNPFALCPTDCCQACRDVLAETLKRKTAIREFQVECNHKQRPQQKVSLSSAPLESQDGEFLGAVLVIRDITRLVDLERELQERNQFHNIIGASHKMQAVYQLLENLADFETTVLITGESGTGKELVAKALHHTGSRAFKPFVSVNCSALAENLLESELFGHVKGAFTGAIRDYQGRFQAAHTGTLLLDEIGDISPRIQLKLLRVLQEREFERVGDVQPIKVDVRVIACTNQDLKEKVRLGEFREDLYYRLNVMEIKLPPLRERREDIPLLADHFTARFEKKFNITIPGVSDKVMNAFMNYHWPGNVRELEHSIERATVLCRDKMISLEHIPGEIAEAYSLAGPRLKKQPAADEPNEIIDALKRTGWNKAKAARLLGVSRKTIYRKIEKYGIQSPAENM, from the coding sequence ATGGCCAAGGAAAAAGAACCGCAAGATCCGTTGGAACTGCTGGAAAAAGTCACCCAGGAGCGGGACGCTCTTTTGACCGTGTTCCTGGAGATTGAAGACGGCTACGTGGAGTGCGATCTCGCCGGATTCACCCAGTATTTCAATCCCGCCCTTTGCCGGATTGTAGGGTATCCCGCCCGCGAAATGAAGGGCATGGGATACAAAACCTATCTGGATAAAGAAAACGCCCAGCAGGTCTTTCGCGTCTTCAATGAGGTGTATCTCACCGGCCAGCCCAAAAAAGCCTTTAATTACGAAATCACCCGCAAGGACGGCTCCAAAAGCGTTGTGGAAATTTCCATCACCCTCCGCCGAAACAAGGAGGGCGAGCCCGACGGCTACCGATGCATCATGCGCGACGTGACGGACCGCCGCAAGGCCGAAATGGAGCTGGCCAAACATAAAACCCGGCTGGAGGCCATTTTCCGCAGCGTCAAGGACGCCATCGTCACCGTGGACCAGGACCTCAAGGTCATTGACGCCAACAAGGCGGCGGCAACCCTTTGCGGCATCGCAGCAAAGAATGTCAAAAACAACCCCTTCGCCCTGTGCCCAACAGACTGCTGTCAGGCCTGCCGGGACGTGCTGGCCGAAACCCTCAAACGCAAAACCGCCATCCGGGAATTCCAGGTGGAATGCAACCATAAGCAACGGCCCCAGCAAAAAGTCAGCCTGTCCAGCGCCCCTTTGGAAAGCCAGGACGGCGAATTTTTGGGCGCCGTGCTGGTCATCCGGGACATCACCCGCCTGGTGGACCTGGAAAGGGAGTTGCAGGAGCGCAACCAGTTCCACAACATCATCGGCGCCAGCCATAAAATGCAGGCCGTATACCAGCTTTTGGAAAACCTGGCCGACTTTGAAACCACCGTGCTCATTACCGGAGAAAGCGGCACCGGCAAGGAACTGGTGGCCAAAGCCCTCCACCATACGGGCAGCCGGGCCTTCAAGCCCTTCGTCTCGGTCAACTGCTCGGCCCTGGCCGAAAACCTTCTGGAAAGCGAGCTTTTCGGCCACGTAAAAGGCGCTTTCACCGGCGCCATACGAGACTACCAGGGGCGATTCCAGGCGGCCCACACCGGCACCCTGCTCCTGGACGAAATCGGCGACATCTCCCCCCGCATCCAGTTGAAGCTCCTGCGCGTTCTCCAGGAGCGGGAGTTCGAACGGGTGGGCGACGTCCAGCCCATCAAGGTGGACGTCCGGGTCATCGCCTGCACCAACCAGGACCTGAAGGAAAAAGTCCGCCTGGGCGAGTTCCGGGAGGACCTGTACTACCGCCTGAACGTCATGGAAATCAAACTCCCCCCCTTGCGAGAGCGCAGGGAGGACATCCCCCTGTTGGCGGACCATTTCACAGCCCGGTTTGAGAAGAAATTCAACATAACCATCCCCGGCGTGTCCGACAAGGTCATGAACGCCTTCATGAACTACCACTGGCCCGGCAATGTCAGGGAGCTGGAGCACAGCATCGAACGGGCGACCGTGCTTTGCCGGGATAAAATGATCTCCCTGGAGCACATCCCCGGCGAAATCGCCGAGGCCTATTCCCTGGCAGGCCCCCGCCTTAAAAAGCAGCCCGCGGCGGACGAACCCAACGAAATCATCGACGCCCTCAAGCGAACCGGCTGGAACAAGGCCAAGGCGGCCCGGCTGTTGGGCGTGAGTCGAAAGACCATTTATCGGAAGATCGAGAAGTACGGGATCCAGTCTCCGGCGGAAAACATGTGA
- a CDS encoding thioredoxin family protein — protein MNNSFDKTRSSNQSGQGPITIHNPDELKAVILDESRPLLMACMLKNEIYHEQMALVEQAVKQFEDALGVFVISKELMSCFCEKFNVKGTPTFLFFNNGKEMDRILGCMSRESLMEFITRNLETINRIT, from the coding sequence TTGAACAATTCTTTCGATAAAACACGCAGTTCCAACCAGTCCGGACAAGGGCCGATTACGATCCATAATCCGGACGAGTTGAAGGCGGTCATACTGGATGAGAGCCGCCCTCTCCTCATGGCCTGCATGCTCAAGAACGAAATTTATCACGAGCAGATGGCGCTTGTGGAGCAGGCGGTTAAACAGTTTGAAGATGCGCTGGGCGTATTTGTGATTTCAAAAGAACTCATGAGCTGTTTTTGCGAGAAGTTCAACGTGAAAGGCACGCCAACCTTTTTGTTTTTCAATAACGGTAAGGAAATGGACAGGATACTCGGCTGCATGAGCCGGGAATCGCTTATGGAATTCATCACTAGGAACCTTGAAACAATAAACCGGATTACCTGA
- a CDS encoding protein NO VEIN domain-containing protein produces MKRRLAIKRLTNSDLTIFYWQFVNQEKGGKQKAINLNRNVFIDILYPELPEWALEHDNRVPLDLYLLGPGVSLPYNVQRKIIKQPGSYKNWRLNGEYIPNPDEEPERFNVLKEGDYALFEFEGSPVPTRAKTLMIAVDEEQDRVLHEVILEWMGRKSMTELPYVDLETIVDKAGPAPEHPVYDFLLDSDLEDAVLGGSGGRANLFKRHATRPITQSTLRRRRKEAENIGHLGEEILNAFLEKRVEAGELRSFEWVSEKNAVAPYDFELVNNDGTGVILDAKSTTGEFNRIIHVSMNELVEMASASRRYDIYRLYNVSEKGAKMRICQENRELAVSVIETFKKLPAGIRPDSVSIQTGALTFGKEFELSYPVEQDEE; encoded by the coding sequence ATGAAAAGACGACTGGCGATCAAGCGCCTGACCAACTCAGATCTGACAATTTTCTATTGGCAATTCGTTAACCAGGAAAAGGGCGGAAAGCAAAAGGCAATCAACCTAAACCGGAATGTATTCATTGACATTCTGTATCCGGAACTTCCGGAGTGGGCGCTGGAACACGATAACCGTGTCCCTTTGGATCTATACCTTTTAGGGCCGGGTGTCTCTCTTCCCTATAATGTTCAGAGAAAAATCATCAAACAGCCCGGATCATATAAAAACTGGCGGCTTAACGGGGAGTATATTCCTAATCCGGATGAAGAGCCTGAAAGGTTCAACGTTCTCAAAGAGGGTGACTACGCCCTTTTTGAGTTTGAAGGATCACCTGTGCCCACAAGGGCCAAAACTCTTATGATTGCAGTTGATGAAGAGCAGGACAGAGTGCTCCATGAGGTGATATTGGAGTGGATGGGCAGAAAAAGCATGACAGAACTGCCTTATGTTGATCTGGAAACCATTGTGGACAAGGCAGGGCCTGCGCCGGAGCACCCTGTCTATGACTTTCTTCTGGATTCCGATCTTGAGGATGCAGTCTTGGGAGGCTCAGGCGGCAGGGCCAATCTGTTCAAACGGCATGCCACCAGACCGATTACACAAAGCACACTCAGAAGACGTAGGAAAGAGGCTGAAAATATAGGCCATTTAGGGGAGGAAATCCTGAATGCTTTCCTGGAGAAACGAGTTGAAGCTGGCGAACTCAGGTCGTTTGAATGGGTTTCGGAAAAAAATGCTGTTGCACCCTACGATTTTGAGTTGGTCAACAATGATGGAACGGGGGTGATCCTGGACGCCAAGTCAACAACGGGTGAATTCAACAGGATTATTCATGTATCAATGAACGAACTTGTTGAAATGGCCAGCGCTTCGAGACGGTATGATATCTATCGATTGTACAATGTTTCCGAAAAAGGCGCCAAAATGAGAATCTGCCAGGAAAATAGAGAACTTGCAGTGTCAGTCATAGAGACATTTAAGAAATTGCCTGCCGGAATTCGCCCTGACTCGGTGTCCATTCAGACTGGCGCCTTGACATTCGGAAAGGAGTTTGAGCTTTCCTATCCGGTTGAGCAGGACGAGGAATAA